A genomic stretch from Helianthus annuus cultivar XRQ/B chromosome 1, HanXRQr2.0-SUNRISE, whole genome shotgun sequence includes:
- the LOC118490121 gene encoding uncharacterized protein LOC118490121 — translation MFISGNIKTEIDEVNELRRRHILKFGQGSSSTSQTILSSQSIFPLHKEFITEGVKKHVDEISEIEEEMSCVVVATIKIVQEEYGWFYAACRKCFQKVMGKSEYLQNVENVSDDIFRLPATSLVCIRCHTECTSITTKFKVQVRVQDESGSVSFVMFDRDVQKLLGLAASDIRERQAAFKIDVSEFNLKNDYRVYTVQKTTEDPVIIAELVGGDGNGDENTDEVTQEVAEVKDVNLSDSSQVSAERTLRDVVSVTADSSVVEVEKDSGSSPNGKRMAQDVDVANVGELSTNVRRTQKKLTKVNN, via the exons ATGTTTATTTCTGGCAATATAAAGACAG aaattgatgaagTTAATGAGCTAAGGAGGAG GCATATATTGAAGTTTGGACAAGGGAGTAGTTCTACTTCTCAGACGATACTATCGTCTCAGAGTATTTTTCCATTACATAAAGAATTTATAACTGAAGGTgtgaagaaacatgttgatgagatTAGCGAGATAGAAGAG GAAATGTCTTGTGTTGTGGTTGCGACAATTAAGATTGTGCAAGAAGAGTATGGTTGGTTTTATGCTGCCTGTCGTAAGTGTTTCCAGAAGGTGATGGGTAAAAGTGAATACTTGCAGAATGTTGAGAATGTTTCAGATGATATTTTTCGATTGCCTGCGACTTCTTTGGTTTGTATCAGATGTCATACTGAATGTACATCGATCACGACAAA GTTCAAGGTGCAAGTGCGGGTGCAGGATGAGAGTGGTAGTGTTTCGTTTGTTATGTTTGATAGAGATGTTCAGAAGCTTCTTGGATTAGCGGCGAGTGACATAAGAGAAAGGCAG GCTGCTTTTAAGATTGATGTTTCAGAGTTCAATCTTAAAAATGACTATCGTGTTTATACTGTGCAAAAAACAACTGAGGATCCAGTAATAATTGCTGAATTGGTTGGTGGAGATGGTAATGGTGATGAAAATACTGATGAG GTTACTCAAGAGGTAGCTGAGGTTAAAGACGTTAACCTTTCAGACTCTTCTCAGGTTTCTGCTGAACGAACTTTAAGG GATGTTGTCTCTGTTACGGCCGACTCTTCAgtcgttgaagttgaaaaggattCAGGATCAAGTCCCAATGGAAAGCGGATGGCTCAAGATGTTGATGTTGCCAACGTTGGTGAGCTATCCACTAATGTGAGAAGAACCCAGAAGAAGCTGACTAAGGTTAACAATTAG